The Noviherbaspirillum saxi genome includes a window with the following:
- a CDS encoding methyl-accepting chemotaxis protein, with protein sequence MFNLSNLRIGARLALGFGLVLLCATALLILGLWRMTALHANTELIVSEKVASLTSAMEMREAGWTIAMALRMIATPTDATEGERESKRLAELLDGYRKAEDTFKKTATDAGSRAALVPVLEQQQAILPLIEKIRAHATGGNYFDAASMLKTDFLPAHSKWTTTLVALAEQQQKTMQTTYAESQENFASTRLGMLAVGIITLALGAFIALYITRTITVPLQRAAAIADTIASGDLTTQIDVAGKDEAARLSHSLKVMQANLVSTVSNIKQGTEMMSVAAREIASGNADLSSRTESQASSLEETASSMEELTSTVKQNAENARQANQLVVSASDVAVRGGTVVGQVVDTMGSIKESSRKIVDIIGVIDGIAFQTNILALNAAVEAARAGEQGRGFAVVAAEVRNLAQRSAGAAKEIKSLIGDSVEKVDVGSKLVDEAGKTMDEIVTSVKHVADIMNEITAASQEQSSGIAEVSSTIGQMDEMTQQNAALVEQAAAAAESMQEQSVKLEEAVAVFKVHASGMKPPAAAPARTDSVLAKPVMLAARPVTAARSAAALSNATNTRKLSSNASGDWEEF encoded by the coding sequence ATGTTCAATCTCTCCAACCTCAGGATCGGAGCAAGACTGGCGCTTGGTTTTGGTCTCGTGCTGCTATGTGCAACCGCGCTATTGATCCTCGGTTTGTGGCGCATGACTGCGTTGCATGCAAATACCGAGCTGATCGTTTCCGAAAAAGTGGCCAGCCTGACCAGCGCTATGGAAATGCGTGAGGCCGGCTGGACGATCGCAATGGCCTTGCGCATGATTGCAACGCCTACCGATGCCACCGAGGGCGAACGCGAATCCAAACGTCTGGCTGAGCTGCTGGACGGCTACAGGAAGGCGGAAGACACCTTCAAGAAGACCGCTACTGACGCAGGTTCCCGTGCCGCGCTCGTGCCTGTGCTGGAGCAGCAACAGGCAATTCTCCCTCTGATTGAAAAAATACGGGCACATGCAACCGGCGGAAATTATTTTGATGCGGCATCCATGCTGAAGACGGATTTCCTGCCGGCGCATAGTAAATGGACCACGACGCTGGTGGCCTTGGCGGAGCAGCAGCAAAAAACCATGCAAACGACCTATGCAGAGTCTCAGGAAAACTTTGCATCGACGCGCCTGGGCATGCTTGCCGTCGGTATTATCACGCTCGCGCTAGGCGCCTTCATTGCGCTTTACATCACGCGCACGATCACCGTGCCGCTACAACGGGCCGCGGCTATTGCCGACACGATTGCCAGCGGCGATCTGACTACGCAAATCGATGTCGCAGGCAAGGATGAAGCAGCCCGTCTCTCGCATTCATTGAAGGTGATGCAGGCGAATCTGGTCAGCACGGTTAGCAATATCAAGCAAGGTACCGAAATGATGTCGGTGGCTGCACGGGAGATTGCATCTGGCAATGCAGACCTGTCGTCGCGTACCGAATCCCAGGCCAGCTCGCTGGAAGAGACTGCCTCGTCGATGGAGGAACTGACTTCGACGGTCAAGCAGAATGCAGAAAATGCGCGCCAGGCCAACCAGCTGGTGGTGTCGGCATCCGATGTGGCGGTGCGCGGCGGCACGGTGGTCGGCCAGGTAGTCGACACCATGGGTTCGATCAAGGAAAGCTCGCGCAAGATCGTCGACATCATTGGCGTGATCGACGGCATTGCGTTCCAGACCAACATCCTTGCGCTGAACGCGGCGGTGGAAGCTGCGCGTGCAGGTGAACAGGGCAGGGGGTTTGCGGTGGTGGCGGCGGAAGTGCGTAATCTTGCTCAGCGCTCGGCCGGTGCGGCCAAGGAAATCAAGTCGCTGATCGGTGACTCGGTGGAGAAGGTGGATGTGGGCAGCAAGCTGGTCGACGAGGCCGGCAAGACCATGGACGAGATCGTCACCTCGGTCAAGCATGTGGCCGACATCATGAACGAGATCACCGCAGCCAGCCAGGAACAGAGTTCCGGTATTGCCGAAGTCAGCAGCACAATCGGGCAAATGGATGAAATGACCCAGCAAAATGCCGCGCTGGTCGAACAGGCGGCAGCGGCGGCCGAAAGCATGCAGGAGCAATCGGTGAAGCTGGAAGAGGCGGTGGCGGTATTCAAGGTCCATGCCTCCGGTATGAAGCCGCCGGCTGCCGCACCGGCTCGTACCGACTCGGTATTGGCTAAGCCGGTTATGCTTGCCGCACGTCCTGTAACGGCGGCCCGCAGCGCTGCAGCATTGAGCAATGCAACAAATACAAGAAAGCTGTCCAGTAATGCGTCTGGTGATTGGGAAGAGTTTTAA
- a CDS encoding methyl-accepting chemotaxis protein has protein sequence MLKNLTIKSRLVFVISFLSLLLVGSGVVGVSSLSSANNSLRTIYDDRMVPISQLNHIVRIASESRMAVAESMNGDPAVVTKRMDEVDRKTAEIDKIWNTFMSANLSAEEKNMAGKSLESRKKYVVDGLKPTVEALRAANVQMAMELMQGPMSQHYNVFQEHIDGLIKMEEKVARSEFEKTQSLYLTVRNISIVAMVLGVGLAAFIGMWLIRAISNPLNEAVRIARSVSSGDLSQKIEIKSNDETGQLLAALKVMTDSLSHTVGQVRIGTDTIGVASREIASGNADLSSRTESQASSLEETASSMEELTSTVKQNAENARQANQLVVSASDVAMRGGTVVGQVVDTMGSIKESSRKIVDIIGVIDGIAFQTNILALNAAVEAARAGEQGRGFAVVAAEVRNLAQRSAGAAKEIKSLIGDSVEKVDVGSKLVDEAGKTMGEIVESVKHVADIMNEITAASDEQSAGIEQVNQAINQMDEMTQQNAALVEQAAAAADSMQIQASTLAQAVAVFKLDPAGQAAMQQHAAPASSVASAPAKPAAGVALARPSAGKAVQTRSVSQPAARSTQPVSAGNGDEWEEF, from the coding sequence GAGTTGTAGGCGTATCGAGCCTGAGCTCGGCGAATAATTCCTTACGGACGATTTACGACGACCGGATGGTTCCCATCAGTCAGCTGAACCACATTGTGCGCATTGCGTCGGAAAGTCGCATGGCGGTGGCCGAGTCGATGAACGGGGATCCCGCTGTTGTCACGAAGCGAATGGACGAGGTGGATCGCAAGACTGCTGAGATCGACAAGATCTGGAACACCTTCATGTCGGCCAACCTGAGCGCTGAAGAAAAAAACATGGCCGGCAAGTCGCTGGAAAGCCGCAAGAAGTATGTCGTCGATGGCTTGAAACCGACGGTCGAGGCTTTGCGCGCAGCGAATGTGCAAATGGCGATGGAGTTGATGCAAGGGCCGATGAGCCAGCATTACAACGTTTTTCAGGAGCATATCGATGGCCTGATCAAGATGGAAGAAAAGGTTGCGCGCAGCGAATTCGAAAAAACGCAGTCGCTCTATCTTACTGTCCGAAACATTTCCATCGTAGCCATGGTGCTGGGCGTCGGTCTTGCAGCCTTCATCGGCATGTGGCTGATTCGCGCAATCTCGAACCCGCTTAACGAAGCCGTCCGGATTGCACGCAGCGTTTCCTCTGGCGATCTGTCGCAAAAGATCGAAATCAAATCCAACGACGAGACCGGTCAGTTGCTGGCCGCGCTCAAGGTAATGACAGACAGCCTGTCGCATACCGTCGGCCAGGTACGTATCGGCACCGACACCATCGGCGTGGCCTCGCGCGAAATTGCATCCGGTAATGCCGATTTGTCTTCGCGCACCGAATCCCAGGCCAGCTCGCTGGAAGAGACTGCCTCGTCGATGGAGGAACTGACTTCGACGGTTAAGCAGAATGCAGAAAATGCGCGCCAGGCCAACCAGCTGGTGGTGTCGGCATCCGACGTGGCGATGCGCGGCGGCACGGTGGTCGGCCAGGTAGTCGATACCATGGGTTCGATCAAGGAAAGCTCGCGCAAGATCGTCGACATCATTGGCGTGATCGACGGCATTGCGTTCCAGACCAACATTCTTGCGCTGAACGCGGCGGTGGAAGCTGCGCGTGCGGGCGAACAGGGCAGGGGGTTTGCGGTGGTGGCGGCGGAAGTGCGCAATCTTGCTCAGCGCTCGGCCGGTGCGGCCAAGGAAATCAAGTCGCTGATCGGTGACTCGGTGGAGAAGGTGGATGTGGGCAGCAAGCTGGTCGACGAGGCCGGCAAGACCATGGGTGAAATCGTGGAATCGGTCAAGCATGTGGCCGACATCATGAACGAGATCACGGCAGCCAGCGATGAGCAGAGCGCGGGTATCGAGCAGGTCAATCAGGCTATTAATCAGATGGATGAAATGACCCAGCAAAATGCAGCGCTGGTCGAACAGGCCGCCGCCGCCGCCGACAGCATGCAGATCCAGGCTTCCACACTTGCTCAGGCGGTCGCCGTTTTCAAACTTGATCCGGCCGGCCAAGCCGCCATGCAGCAACATGCGGCGCCTGCGTCATCTGTTGCATCCGCGCCGGCAAAACCGGCAGCAGGCGTAGCCTTGGCTCGCCCCTCGGCCGGCAAGGCGGTCCAGACAAGGTCGGTATCGCAGCCCGCGGCACGCTCCACTCAGCCGGTGAGCGCCGGTAACGGCGATGAATGGGAAGAGTTTTAA